A single window of Syntrophotalea acetylenica DNA harbors:
- a CDS encoding 3-keto-5-aminohexanoate cleavage protein, protein MSDHDDLEMPYPVTPYPKLIINAAITGMLPMRKDSPHVPLSPEEIIEDAVRCIRAGASIIHLHARDEDGTPTYRKEVFERLILGIRTHCPEAILCVSTSGRRHNSFACRSAVLELDGAARPDMASLTMGSLNFPRQASVNSPEMIEALALVMKERGIVPEIEIFEPGMIHAAKVLRRRGILNGPLYMNLLLGSLYTSPATLFDLGCMVRSLPRSVHWAAAGIGRFQLKMNTAAILMGGHVRVGLEDNLHYDASRRQLATNEQLVRRIGRLCCEFGREVAGPIEARALLGLPAAQTPA, encoded by the coding sequence ATGAGCGACCATGACGATCTGGAAATGCCGTATCCGGTCACGCCTTATCCGAAGCTGATCATCAATGCCGCGATTACCGGCATGCTGCCCATGCGCAAGGATTCTCCCCATGTGCCGCTGTCACCGGAAGAAATCATCGAAGATGCGGTTCGCTGCATCCGGGCCGGCGCCTCCATCATTCATCTGCACGCCCGGGATGAAGATGGGACGCCGACCTACCGCAAAGAGGTTTTCGAACGGCTGATTCTCGGCATCCGCACACATTGCCCCGAAGCGATTCTTTGCGTATCGACCAGTGGGCGCCGGCACAATAGCTTCGCCTGCCGATCCGCGGTGCTGGAGCTGGACGGCGCGGCCAGGCCCGATATGGCCAGCCTGACCATGGGCTCGCTGAATTTTCCGCGACAGGCTTCCGTAAACTCCCCGGAAATGATCGAAGCGCTGGCGCTGGTCATGAAGGAGCGAGGCATTGTGCCGGAAATCGAGATCTTCGAGCCGGGCATGATCCATGCGGCGAAGGTGCTGAGGCGGCGCGGTATTCTGAACGGTCCGCTGTATATGAACCTACTGCTCGGTTCCCTCTACACTTCCCCCGCGACCCTGTTCGATCTCGGCTGCATGGTCAGGAGTTTGCCCCGTTCGGTTCACTGGGCGGCGGCGGGAATCGGGCGTTTTCAACTCAAGATGAACACCGCCGCCATCCTGATGGGCGGACACGTCCGTGTCGGCCTGGAAGACAACCTGCATTACGATGCTTCCCGGCGGCAGCTGGCAACCAATGAACAATTGGTGCGGCGGATTGGGCGTCTGTGTTGCGAATTCGGCCGTGAAGTGGCCGGCCCGATCGAGGCGCGCGCACTGCTCGGGTTGCCTGCGGCACAAACACCGGCATGA
- a CDS encoding GNAT family N-acetyltransferase produces MRIEKLQETDKPQVMALLRQVNMHHVPSPEMPRISWENYFVARMNGRVVGFCGYRILSDTEAKTELMAVDRACRGMGLGLQLQALRMREMARQGVKTLITNCDLPESIAWYKKHFGYEEIGRLKKEHEFGSPDIGYWTTLRVDLERWSVSGKDEQDERP; encoded by the coding sequence GTGCGGATTGAAAAACTGCAGGAAACGGACAAGCCACAGGTCATGGCGTTGCTGAGGCAGGTCAACATGCATCATGTGCCGTCCCCGGAAATGCCCCGGATCAGCTGGGAAAACTATTTCGTGGCACGCATGAACGGCCGGGTCGTCGGATTTTGCGGCTACAGGATATTGTCGGATACCGAGGCCAAAACCGAGCTGATGGCAGTGGACAGGGCTTGTCGCGGCATGGGGCTCGGACTGCAACTGCAGGCTTTGCGGATGCGGGAGATGGCGCGGCAAGGCGTCAAGACACTGATCACCAATTGTGACCTGCCGGAAAGCATTGCCTGGTATAAGAAACATTTCGGTTACGAGGAGATCGGGCGCCTGAAGAAAGAGCACGAATTCGGATCGCCAGACATCGGTTACTGGACGACCCTGCGAGTTGATCTGGAGCGGTGGTCAGTGTCCGGAAAGGATGAACAGGATGAGCGACCATGA